From the genome of Methanobrevibacter sp.:
CTATTCATTAATTCTTTTTTGTTTTGAATCATACTTAGCTCTCCTTTTTAACTTTTTCTCCCTGTGATAGGGAATTTTCATTACATGACCACATTCACCACAAAAAATGTTAACCTCTGAGTTAACTAGCCGGACGGTAGAATTGTGACCAGGCTTGAGAAAGGACTTGCAACTCTTGCAATACCTTCTTGACCATTCTTCTGGCACTTTGGTATTGTATTTGGTGGACAACTTCAATGCTAACTCCACATAGCGATTTGAACGTTCCGGATGGGTGATGAATTCCATCTCAGCCCGATTAAAAAGAATGTTCATTCTTTCAATCGCTATTTCAATCATCCACTTTGGTCGTTTTCCTCTACTCAAAAATATCCTCCCATTAATTGTAGGATATAATATTCAAAATTGAATTAAAATGATTTGCGCAAATTAAAACAAAAACCATAGTTATGATAACCTTAGGTTAATATGAATATTAAGAATAGATATGTTTATTGGTATTTATAAAGGTTGTGAATTTATCGGATTTTTTAGTGAAAATGAATTTTTGTAAAAAATATTTAATTCATCACAAAGGTTGTTTCAGCAGGAATTCCGATACTTGTTCACAAAAGAGAACAAGCAGTATTTAAAGGCTTGTTCACAAAACTATACAAGGAATATCGCAATCATGAAGAATTTAAATATTTCTCTTCACCATCATATAATTTCTCTCGAATATCAATTTTTTAACAAACAACTCATTAATTCTATTTTTGTCAGGAATTTCTTTTTTATTTTTGTTAAAAATTTCAACAAAGATGAATTTACTTTCATCTTGATCAAACAAGAAAGTTATTCTAAACCCTGACCTTGATCCTCTATTAATTCCTTTACAACGAAATTTTTTGATAATGAATGCAGGAACCGTAACATTGTTTTGTAAACCTGAAATATGCATACATATATGAGGAGCAAATCTATCAGATTCATTTAAATGTTGAATTAAGATATCATACAACAGTTTAAAATCATCCTTTAATGTTGGACAGTGATGTTTAGTAAGAATTTTGTTGAATTCTTTTTGGAACTTATGATGATATTCAAAAGTGTATCCTCTATATTCAGTCATCATAATCCCTCACAGAGTACTCTGGATCTCGGTAAAATACTGATTCATAATTTAATGCTTCATTATCTTTTGCTAATCTCCATGGAATGTCTCCGTGAGAATATTGACTTACTTCACCGGAATAGAAATGAGCAATCCTGTTAATTGTATCATCAATTACTTGCAATTCTTCCATAGATAATAAACTAACATCAGGTTCAGTTAAAGATGAATACTTATATTTGTTATAATTTATTACAAGTTCGGATGATTCATTGATTTTTCCTTCATCAATTAAATCTTTAATTGCTTCAAAAAAATGTGAAGGAACAGGCCCTCTTCTTTTCCTTAAGTAAATTTCTCCACTTATTGGCTGTTCGTATTTTTCATAATTGTCAAAATCAGAAAAATATAATAATTTATATAATAAAACTCTACCAAAATTTTCTTTTGATTCGCATCTGCTTATTATATAATGTATCATCGCTTTGAATTTTTCAGGAATATAAACTATATCTTCATTCATATTGATGCCTCCCAAAAGTAATTCTACAATAATATTCTATTTAATTATAAAATTATTTAAATATTATTGGAATATTTAATACAATTTATCAAAGAAATATTTTAAATACTTTTCTCAACTAAAAAAGCAATATTGCTTTAAGATTATGAAATCAGCCAGTCCATAAAATCAATTTCACCGACAGGACAGGTCACTTGCCCTGCAATGATTTTTTCTACTTGCCCCACAATCTCATCAACTGTCAGATCACTTGCA
Proteins encoded in this window:
- a CDS encoding ribonuclease P protein component 4, which translates into the protein MSRGKRPKWMIEIAIERMNILFNRAEMEFITHPERSNRYVELALKLSTKYNTKVPEEWSRRYCKSCKSFLKPGHNSTVRLVNSEVNIFCGECGHVMKIPYHREKKLKRRAKYDSKQKRINE
- a CDS encoding Panacea domain-containing protein; protein product: MNEDIVYIPEKFKAMIHYIISRCESKENFGRVLLYKLLYFSDFDNYEKYEQPISGEIYLRKRRGPVPSHFFEAIKDLIDEGKINESSELVINYNKYKYSSLTEPDVSLLSMEELQVIDDTINRIAHFYSGEVSQYSHGDIPWRLAKDNEALNYESVFYRDPEYSVRDYDD